The DNA region AATTAATGAACAGAATTTTGGCTTAAGTGTGAAATAATCTTCAATCCTTCATCTGGATTGAAAGAACTGAAAGCCACACGATGAAACAGGATTTCACCATCAATCAAAAACTGTATATGAAAGACTAAATGAAGTCACTTCTGTATATCTGCATGTATATAACCACGTTTCTCTATCTCAGGATTGAGCTGCGTTCCCTAGGTAAGATcgaagagggagaggagctgACAGTCTCATACGTAGACTTCATGAATTTGTCAGAGGAGAGACGAAGGCTGCTGAAAACACAATACTTCTTCGACTGCACATGTGAGCACTGCAACAACCACATCAAAGATGACTTGAAGATGGGGGGAAGGGAAGTGGACGGAGTCAAGGTTTGTATCTTTGTGTTGAGtttaatgttgcttttcatgAGCCAGGAGAATGGTTTCCCACTGCACAAGGCATAAATGAACAAAACCCTCTCACTACATATAGTACTGACACGGGTGATAAGGACAGACGGGAAACATGAGAAGCAGAGCAAAGACTATTTTAAGCCAAGATAACCCCCAATGCTATCAGCTTCCAGACTGTGTGTAACGCACACatgtgagggagagaaaaaataataaaaataaccttCAAGGCAGTAACTGTATTGTAATGTTACCATATGCCAGAAATTATTATCTTATCTATTTTATGTtatataatttacatttaactACCAATTACAAACTACTTTGAGGCTTGTAAATAAATTCATGACACTGACATACCATAAAAAAAGTGTAGCAATTCCATAGCCTTGAAATCTTAACCTATGAAACATCACTCACACagatttattagtaaaataAATTCAAGTCTTGGATATGGCCTCTTCAGCAGGTCAAAGGTCttaagataaaaaataatcagGTCTTTGCATTTATGGACCAAGTCAAGGCAAACTTGTGTTGTCCTTAAAAATCAATAGTATGTTctcttgaaaaaacaaaaagcatctttcatgatacattttattgtgttaagTGTGTTAATACTTACTCAGTTGTGCTACCGTCCTAGATTATTTTATTAGAATTTGATCAGTGTCTCCGTTTAGCCTACAGAGGAGCAAGTGAAAGAGGCAACAGATTATTGCTTTGAAATGATGGATAAGATGGACAAGGCTCGACTAAATGGCAACTACCATGAGGTATTGTATCAATCAcctacaataacaaaaatattaaaataattacattttaccaGCGCTCAATCCTACTTCCATAGTTTAAGATGCTTTTTTCTCTTCAGGTGGTAAAAATTAGCAAGGAGTGCCTGGAGAAGACAGAGCCAGTTTTGTCTGACACTCACATCTACCAGTTGAGGATGTGGAGCACACTAAGTGAGGTGCAAGCCTACCTGCAGTACTTTGATGATGCTGCAGACTATTCCCGCAAAATGGTGGAGGGATACATGTGAGTACAGAGATATTGTGCAGTTTGCTGCACTACACACCTTTTTGCATATCATTTTCTATCACACATACTCCccagtgtaaaataaataaatatcttccGACAGGAAACTGTACCACCCGAACAATGCTGCTCTCGGCATGGCTGCCATGCGAGCAGGTGTAACTCACTGGCAAGCTGGAGAGATAGAGATTGGCCATGGGATGGTCTGCAAGGCCTATGCAATTCTCATGATCACCCATGGACCCCTACATCCCATCACCAAGGACCTGGAGGTAAACACcttaaaaaaatgcatacaGATGTGGAACCTTCTTTGGCTCTACTGAAATGTTAAGCTATTAAGTTGTAGAGGGAGAAATAGGCCACAAGCCTTGAGATAACTCATGGGAGAACATTCTAAGTGCTGATGTGTGCTTCCTGATACAGGCGATGCGTAtgcagacagagatggagctgAGGATGTTCAAGCAGAACGAGTACGTTTACCACAGTATGAGAGAGGCAGCTCTGAAGAACAAACCAATGGCCATGATGCATGAACCCAGGTCTGTGGAGGAGGGAATCAAGAATCTCTTCCACCGGAAGAAGTAAACAGATCAAGAAACATCCCATTGTTTACCGTTTGAGTGTCGTGTGTGAGCAAACACATTTAGTCAGGTGATAATTTGGTTTCTCGCttttgtagttacttttcattAAAAAGATATCACACAAACTTTTGTATCTTGCTTTCAATTAGGGATGGCtggttaattttttttttttttgggaaagTTTGTACAAAACTTTAAACCTGAGTATTAAGAAATTATGTTAGTCTAAAACACCAGATATTACTAAGACTAATGTAGCCTGCATCAGATTGTAGCAGCAGGTACACTCAAGCCTTGGAACAGTTTTGTTTCATAGTTATGGTTCCCATTGTGAATCATTGAAACTTCTAATATTTCTCTTTAGTTTGAAAGACACCAGTCCCCTTTTAGTGCCAACCCTGTGATCTACAGACATTTTATTCTTGGGGTGAAGAATCTGTTTCAAAAATGCACTTTGCCCAGGGAAAATACAGTGTGAACTTTATATAGACCTTTTTGAAGGAAAATTCATGTTTGCAGAAAATGGGTAGTATTCTAGAGGATCATTTTAGAAGAAagtttgaaatttaaaaaacccaaaggctagggggggggggggggaataaaacaTTGCAGTCACTTGAGCTTTTCAGGGTAAGTCCATATACACGCACAAAAAGAGATTACAAATAGtaattttaaacaaaacatcataACTTCAACTTTTTGTGAATTACTTCTAACCTGCCAGCATCTAGTTTGACAGTCAGTGGCATTTTATCAAAAAGAAACCAGGACAGCTTTGCCttctattaaattattttattatcccAAGTGCAGACATTTACATGCGTTTGTTAGTCCTCTTGTACACAATGCCTCCAAGAGTCATCGTCTgggggacagagagaaaaagtcccattagaaaacatttaaaagagtcATGAAACACTTATACAGAAATGAGGTAACACACTACTCACATTGACAAGCGTGTTCCCATCCACCAGTTCTGTGACGGACTGGATTCCCTTTAGGGAGACCGTCAGCGTGTTACCGTCACGCTGAACCACCGCCTTAAAGTAGCATGAGACAAGATAACTTTCAACCTGGGGCAGTTATGCAAACCTTGACCAATATGCAAGAGGATTTAGTAATACAAGTGTGTAATTTTTATCACATTAAAAGATGCATTGTCATGTCCTGGCTTACCTTGACCTTCTCCCCAGTGACAGTATCCAGCTCTGCCTCCTTCCCGATGGTGAAGGTGTTGACAAGAACCTTCGAGCCAGTGGTGACCGTCACTTTAAAGTTGTCACCAGTCTCCTCAATCTCAGATATGCTCTTGATGTCTTTGCCTTTCTGGATGAGTTCATCAGGGAGACCTAAGACAGAAAAGCAACTTTAAGAATTGAGagagaaatgcattttattggCTGACA from Cottoperca gobio chromosome 9, fCotGob3.1, whole genome shotgun sequence includes:
- the LOC115013878 gene encoding fatty acid-binding protein, liver-type-like, whose product is MSFNGKYQLESQENFESFMNAVGLPDELIQKGKDIKSISEIEETGDNFKVTVTTGSKVLVNTFTIGKEAELDTVTGEKVKAVVQRDGNTLTVSLKGIQSVTELVDGNTLVNTMTLGGIVYKRTNKRM
- the smyd1b gene encoding histone-lysine N-methyltransferase SMYD1b isoform X1, with the translated sequence MENVAIFDSPGKGRGLKASKEFWAGDVIFSEPSIAAVVFDSLAERICHSCFRTQDKLQRCGQCKFAHYCDRTCQRAGWAEHKQECASIKSYGKVPNENIRLVARILWRLDKEGSMMSDMQIVTLEELEDHISDMQEDELKDFKVDIHNYLDYWPRTSKQHTIDDISHIFGVINCNGFTVSDQKGLQAVGVGLFPNLCMVNHNCWPNCTVILNHGNQSAVNTMFHSQRRIELRSLGKIEEGEELTVSYVDFMNLSEERRRLLKTQYFFDCTCEHCNNHIKDDLKMGGREVDGVKPTEEQVKEATDYCFEMMDKMDKARLNGNYHEVVKISKECLEKTEPVLSDTHIYQLRMWSTLSEVQAYLQYFDDAADYSRKMVEGYMKLYHPNNAALGMAAMRAGVTHWQAGEIEIGHGMVCKAYAILMITHGPLHPITKDLEAMRMQTEMELRMFKQNEYVYHSMREAALKNKPMAMMHEPRSVEEGIKNLFHRKK
- the smyd1b gene encoding histone-lysine N-methyltransferase SMYD1b isoform X2 — encoded protein: MENVAIFDSPGKGRGLKASKEFWAGDVIFSEPSIAAVVFDSLAERICHSCFRTQDKLQRCGQCKFAHYCDRTCQRAGWAEHKQECASIKSYGKVPNENIRLVARILWRLDKEGSMMSDMQIVTLEELEDHISDMQEDELKDFKVDIHNYLDYWPRTSKQHTIDDISHIFGVINCNGFTVSDQKGLQAVGVGLFPNLCMVNHNCWPNCTVILNHGKIELRSLGKIEEGEELTVSYVDFMNLSEERRRLLKTQYFFDCTCEHCNNHIKDDLKMGGREVDGVKPTEEQVKEATDYCFEMMDKMDKARLNGNYHEVVKISKECLEKTEPVLSDTHIYQLRMWSTLSEVQAYLQYFDDAADYSRKMVEGYMKLYHPNNAALGMAAMRAGVTHWQAGEIEIGHGMVCKAYAILMITHGPLHPITKDLEAMRMQTEMELRMFKQNEYVYHSMREAALKNKPMAMMHEPRSVEEGIKNLFHRKK